In the genome of Gammaproteobacteria bacterium, the window GTCCGCTGCGTTGTAAATGAGCTCAAAATGCTCATTTACTCCTTGGTAAACTCGGCAACTGCTCCCTGCGTTGCCCTACCTCGCCCATTCATGCGCTCGTCCGTTTTTTCACCTGTTTGCGCCTCGCGTCCATCTGCTTGATCGAATTAATCAGAGGTTCCCTATATCTCCAGAAAACTCTGCGATGCATGGCCGCCACGGCCGATCTGGTAACCACTGCCTGCATGTGCAACCATGTGCTGGGCAAATGAAAAGTCACCACGAAATTCGGCATATACCCGATAGAGCGGTTCGCCTTTTTTGACAGTGTCGCCCACTTTTTTCAGCAAATCCACTCCCGCTCCTTTATCCATCGGGGCTCCGGCAAAGCGGGCAAGTTTGGCGAGATGGAAATTATCAATCTCCAACACCATGCCTGCACTGGGGGCGGTCACTTCAAAGTTAAGGGAGCCGAGTTTAAACTCAGTGGTTTGGCGCCCCTGGGCCTCAATAATGGCGTTCATCTTTGCTAACGCACGGCCTGATTCAAGAATGTCACGGGCGATGGCATAGCCCTGGCCACCGCGCACGTCGGGATCGAATTCCAATACCCGTCCCGCCAAGCGTAGTGATTTTTGGCGCAAATCAGCCGGTCCTTCCGGGTCATTGTTGAGTACCTGCATGACGTCGCGCGCCTCAAGTACGGGGCCGATGCCGCGACCAATGGGTTGGCGGCCATCGGTGATGACTACTTCAAGATGAATATTGAGCTGATCGCCGACAAACTCAAAAAGTTTGCGTAAAGCCAGTGCCTCGCGCATGTGACGCATTTTTGCGGTCGGCCCCACGGGAATGTCGATCAATAAATGGGTAGAACCGGCGGCCAGTTTTTTTGACAGAATGGAGGCCACCATTTGACCGATAGAATCAATCCCCAATGGCCGCTCCACCGAAATCAACACATCGTCGGCGGGCGCGAGGTTGGCCGTCCCTCCCCAGCTCAAACAGCCGCGTTGATGGCGAATGATGTGATGCAAACGATCAGGCGAAAGTTCAACCTGGGCCAATACTTCCATCGTGTCCGCAGTGCCGGAAGGTGAAGTGATGGCGCGGCTTGATGTTTTGGGGATCAACATGCCATGCGCCGCCACTATCGGCACTACTAGCATCGAGGTGCGATTGCCGGGAATACCACCAATGCAATGTTT includes:
- a CDS encoding thymidine phosphorylase family protein, which translates into the protein MPRAKHTPAGHLKLRRVAIDTYRENVAFLHRDCEVYRAEGFQALSKIQISQDGNVILAVLNVVDDPNIVAPGELGLSQQAFAQIHLREGTHVHVNHAEPPASMDAIRRKVTGQRLSQEDFHNIARDIVQNRYSKMELAAFLVASGQTGLDRDEVLFLTNAMTETGARLDWKEPRVVDKHCIGGIPGNRTSMLVVPIVAAHGMLIPKTSSRAITSPSGTADTMEVLAQVELSPDRLHHIIRHQRGCLSWGGTANLAPADDVLISVERPLGIDSIGQMVASILSKKLAAGSTHLLIDIPVGPTAKMRHMREALALRKLFEFVGDQLNIHLEVVITDGRQPIGRGIGPVLEARDVMQVLNNDPEGPADLRQKSLRLAGRVLEFDPDVRGGQGYAIARDILESGRALAKMNAIIEAQGRQTTEFKLGSLNFEVTAPSAGMVLEIDNFHLAKLARFAGAPMDKGAGVDLLKKVGDTVKKGEPLYRVYAEFRGDFSFAQHMVAHAGSGYQIGRGGHASQSFLEI